The Dehalobacter sp. genomic sequence CCCCTAAGTTTGGCATAAGTATGATAATCTCTATCTTACACAAAATATAGGATAAATATAAGAATGTTATTAGAGAAATGTTTTTGGTATAATTAATGTAGAGGAAAGCCTGTGGTTAACAAAATTTTACATATAACTATGTATTTTAACTTAAATATGGTATATAATATAAGCAAAGAGGAATCATGCTGAAGACATGATTCCTCACAACAGCCGCTTTAAGGGCGGTCGGCTTTGGTAAACGAAATAGACCGTTTACTTTGCAGTGTGGCGGTCTATTTCCGTTTGTGGAAAGAAAGTATCAAAACCACCAATGTCCCGAAGGATATCATCAGTGTTAATGTTTGATATACTTCCATGGCATCACCTCCTTTCCGGAGGGAATGCCGACCGCCCTGCACGCCATCTGTTGCAGGGTTATTATAACATAAATTACCATAATAAACCATATATTAACACAAATTTACAATTACTCTTTATTTTTACTTTAATATGGTATATAATACAAATAGAGGAATCGTGCTGGAGACATGATTCCCCGCAACAGTTGCTTTAAGGGCGGTCGGCTGTTGTAACGGAATAGACCGTTATTCATCTGAGTGGGCGGTTAATTTCTTTTTATGGAACGAAAGAAAAAAACATAGTCATAAACTGTGTTTTTTTCTTTCGTTTTTTAGTTTATTTTTGGAAAAATTAACAGGATATGAAAGATTTAGGGAGAATAATAACGTATATGGTGAATTTACCCATATTATGTTTGTTTCAATATACAGGAGACAACCTATGCTAAAAACCGGTCTCTATGAACAACTGATTAATAAGCTTCTTCGTCAAGAACTTTCCGCCTCCAATGAAAAGCTGATTAAAACATCAGCAATCGACCAGGAAGAAGCTCCGAGAATACTCTCCAAATATCTGGCTGAAGTCCTGGAAACAGCCTTGTCCAATGTTAAGGACAATGGCGGCGGTATTAAAGACCAAGCGGCACTGGCCAACCGGATGATTGACCTTCTGGCTAATGATCTTCCCGAAGACAGACTCACAGCATTATCTGTTGATGAGAAAGCAGAGCTGTTACTTGTTTTGCTCGATAAAGAAAACAGTATCTATGCCTTAAAGTTAAATGATAAAGCGGAGGTCGTGCGTCCGGTGACTTCCCTGGCGGCAAGCTCCTTATTCACCGGAGTAGGGCATGAGCCCAGCATGTTCGCTGAACTAAAAAGAGAAATCTTATCCTGCGACCGGATCGATATGCTCGTCTCCTTTATTAAATGGAGCGGGCTTCGTTTGCTTATTGAGGAATTTAAATTTATTAAGAAAACCAATCAATTGATTGTGGGTTGAGACGATGGAAGAGAAGAAAATAACGCAGGTTACTGCGGCAATTCTACGGCAGGATGGGAAAATCTTAATCTGTCAGCGAGACAACAGCGGTAGCTGTCCACTGCTTTGGGAATTCCCGGGCGGAAAGCTGGAGGAAGGGGAGAGCTTGGCGGAATGTCTGGTTCGGGAATGCCGGGAGGAACTGGGAGTGACGATACAGGTCGAAGAGGTGTTCGCGGAGACTCGGCATACATATGGGGATAAAGAGATGAGCTTTACTTTCTTTGAGGGACGGATTGTTGAGGGGGAGTTGCAAAGAAAGGTTCACCGGGATATTCGGTGGGTTAGGGCGGAGGAGTTGGGACAGTATGCGTTTTGTCCGGCAGATGTCGAGGTAGCGGAGAGGTTGGGGAAGGTGCAAGAATGATACGATTAGTCCTTAAAGGGAAGTAGGAGTATGTCTATAATGCGCACCAAAATTGGATTCGTATAAAAGAATAAAATGGAAACATCAAGATATTGCAAAGGAATGGGAGGGTAACAAATGGCAATAACAGTTAATTCTGCTTTTTCGGAATTTATGAGAGATATAGTAAACCTCGACCCAAACGTGACTACCAATGCTAGACAAAGTCGGGACAATCTGCTTTCAAATATAGCAGAGTTTGATAACATTGATGGCTTTTTTGATTTATGCGAATCATTTAATATCCATTTTGGGTCATTTGCCAGACATACAAAATGTAGAGAACTTAACGATATTGATCTCATGGTTGGTATTGCAGCCAATGGAGCTACTTACAATTCTTATGATAATTGGGATAATGTTAGAATTACAGCTAGTACTACTAATCAGGCGCAAAAAGATTGTACAAGAGATGATAAAACATTAAACAGCACGCAAGTTGTTAACAAATTCAAGAAACAACTTGAAAATGTTCGAGAATATTCAAGATCAGAAGTTAAACGAAGCGGTGAAGCTATAGTTCTAAATCTAAGATCCAAAGATTGGTCGTTTGATATTATACCATGTTTTCATACAGTTACTGAGAGTGACGGACGCGCATATTACTTAATTCCAAATAGTAAGGGAAATTGGAAAAAAACTGATCCTACTATTGATAAGGAAAAAGTCACAAGCACAAATCAAAATAAAGATGAACGAGTATTAGAACTCATACGACTGTTTAAGAAGTGGAACAAGGTAAAAAATGCCACAACATTGCCTTCATATCTATTAGAAACGCTTTTAATAGATTATTGTCAAACAGTTTCAAGTCTCTCAGAATATATTGATCTGCGCTTCAGAGATGCCTTGCCTTATGTATCTCAGCATATTTACAATCCTATTTATGATATGAAGAATATTCAGGGAGATATCAATGCCCTTTCATATGCAGATAGAGTAGTAATAAGTAATAAAGCGCTTACAGATTATGATAAGGCATGCAAAGCTTCATATGCAGAATTAACAGAAAAGGATCAAAAAAAGGCTATAAATCTTTGGGGAGAAGTGTTTGGGAGTGATTTTCCGGCCTATGGATAAAAAATTTATTTATAAACAACAGAATAAACGAGATATGCTATTGCTACTTATGGCACAGCAAGAATTTTACAACAAGGCAAAAAAAATATTGTATATAGGTATAATACTAAGTACTATCGGAACTGCAGCGTTTGCGGTTCTCACAACTAAATGTTCTTCAGATACAGTAAATGCTTTATCTATTTTGTTTTCTATGATTTTGTTGGCAGTCAATTTTTGTTGTGGAATTATCTCGAATAATTTGAAAGAAATTGGTGCCAAAATCCAGCAGACTTTTGATGTTAAATTATATGGTATGCATATGAATTTTGGGATACTCAATAGAGATGATATTGCCAATGTAACAGCTGACTATGCTTCTCTAGATTTAAAAAAAGTTGAAAATTGGTATAGTGATTATTATAGCCTTTCAATCTCAGAACAGATATTTCACTGCCAGCAAGAGAATATCAGATGGGACGGCAAACTTCGTAAAAATTATTTATGGTTTAATATTGCGGCTTGCATGATATTGTCAGTTGCAATTTTACTAATTGCTATTCTGGCGAAATCAAGCTTATTCCAGTTCTTTGCAATGTTGGCATGGGCTATCCCTATATGGCAGTTTTTCTTAAATCAGTGCAAAGATATTTATTGTGATTTAGGTACGTTAAAAGAGCTGAAAAATGAGTATGAATTGATTCTAAACAATAAAGTAAATTATTCTGATTCAGAATTATATGCCCAACTCGAAACTCTACAATCTTTTATTTTTGATCATCGAAAGAAAGCTGTGCTCATTCCCAACTGGTTCTATCGCTGTTTTCAAAGAAAATTTCAAACACACGAAGATGCTATAGCGTTACAACACAAGAAGAAATAATCAAGTATATTACTTAATAGTCTTTTATACCAATAGGCTAATAATAAGAAGTTCCTATATATTGGAGACTATCGAAGCCGAAGATATTATCTCAATTAAGAAAGCAGTCCAAAACCAGTCCGAATTGGTCATGGAAGCAAAATTTAATTATGACATAGAAGATAAAACCGCGAGCATTCTTGAAGATGAAAGAATAGTAAAATTTCGCAAGCTAAACCGGAAAATCGGAGAGAACTTAAAACTGCTCTATGGTTACAGGTGCCAAATCTGTGG encodes the following:
- a CDS encoding (deoxy)nucleoside triphosphate pyrophosphohydrolase codes for the protein MEEKKITQVTAAILRQDGKILICQRDNSGSCPLLWEFPGGKLEEGESLAECLVRECREELGVTIQVEEVFAETRHTYGDKEMSFTFFEGRIVEGELQRKVHRDIRWVRAEELGQYAFCPADVEVAERLGKVQE
- a CDS encoding nucleotidyltransferase, whose protein sequence is MAITVNSAFSEFMRDIVNLDPNVTTNARQSRDNLLSNIAEFDNIDGFFDLCESFNIHFGSFARHTKCRELNDIDLMVGIAANGATYNSYDNWDNVRITASTTNQAQKDCTRDDKTLNSTQVVNKFKKQLENVREYSRSEVKRSGEAIVLNLRSKDWSFDIIPCFHTVTESDGRAYYLIPNSKGNWKKTDPTIDKEKVTSTNQNKDERVLELIRLFKKWNKVKNATTLPSYLLETLLIDYCQTVSSLSEYIDLRFRDALPYVSQHIYNPIYDMKNIQGDINALSYADRVVISNKALTDYDKACKASYAELTEKDQKKAINLWGEVFGSDFPAYG
- a CDS encoding S-4TM family putative pore-forming effector; this encodes MDKKFIYKQQNKRDMLLLLMAQQEFYNKAKKILYIGIILSTIGTAAFAVLTTKCSSDTVNALSILFSMILLAVNFCCGIISNNLKEIGAKIQQTFDVKLYGMHMNFGILNRDDIANVTADYASLDLKKVENWYSDYYSLSISEQIFHCQQENIRWDGKLRKNYLWFNIAACMILSVAILLIAILAKSSLFQFFAMLAWAIPIWQFFLNQCKDIYCDLGTLKELKNEYELILNNKVNYSDSELYAQLETLQSFIFDHRKKAVLIPNWFYRCFQRKFQTHEDAIALQHKKK